ATCCACGCCACCGCCGACGACCAGCGGACCGATCCGTCCGGGAACTCCGGCGCGCGCATCGCCTGCGGGGTGATCGAGGAGCGGTAGGGGGCCCCGGCGGGGCCGGAGAGTGCGGAGTGCGGGAGTGCGAGGTGCGACGTGCGGAACGGCGCCCCTGTCGGAAGATCCCGGTGGGGGCGCCGTCGTAGGCCCCCTCCCCAAACCCCTCCCCCGCAAGCGGGAGAGGGGCTTCGCTCGCGCGCGGCGGAGACAACGCGCTGGCGCCCTGCCGTTCTCCCCCTTTCTCCCGCTTGCGGGGGAGAGGGGGCCGGGGGGTGAGGGGGCCCGCCCCGTTCTACATCCCCGACGGGAACGTCTCGGGGGGCTCGCCGGTCTCGTGCGTCTCCAAGTGCAAGGGGCGGAGCGCCTGCGTCTCGTCGATGTAGAGCATGGCGTCGTAGCGGAGGGGGAGCACGGTCGCGACGTAGTTTCCCCACCGCTCGGCGCCGGGGTTGTAGACCACGCCGATGGCGCGGTGGCCCAGCGGGTCCATGGACGACTCGGCGCCGGCCAGGTCGTCGGTGATCAGCAGGCGGTCCTCGGCGCCCGCGGCGTGGAAGACGGCCTCCCAGCTCCCGTCGCGCGCGGGGGGCACCGGCATCCGCTCCATCGGCGCGCCCCACTCCTCCCCGGCGATCACGCTCCCGCGGTGCGAGGAGAAGCCCACCAGCACCACGTCGTCGTCCCCCCACTCCTGCCGGGCGAGCTGCCCCACGTTCACCATCCCCGCGCGCGCCATGTCGGTGGCCCGCGCGTCGCCGATGTGCGTGTTGTGCTCCCAGACGATGGCCTTCGCGTCGGGGCCGTGGTGGGTCATCAGCCGCCCCAGCGTCTCGATCATGTGGGTGTCGCGGACGTTCCACGAGGTGGGGCCGCCTCGCACCATGGTGCGGTAGTACAGCTCGGCGTTGCGGGCGACCAGGGCGTTCTGCTCGGCGTTGAAGTACGCTTCGCGGCCGTCCTCGCGGTACTCGGGGGCCTTGCGGCGCATCTCCGTCAGCATGGAGACGGCCTCCTGCTCGCACGAGGTGGGGACGAGTGCGGTCGCCATGGCGTACTCCTGCACGTCCTCCCCGTACGGGTCGAAGCACCCGTAGGCGCGGCGGGCGCGGCGGGCGGCCTCCGGGTCCACGCGCTCCAGGTACTTCTGCACCGCCTCCATCGAGTCCCAGAGCGAGTACACGTCCAGCCCGTAGAAGCCCACCTTGCGCTCCTCGGGCTGGTCGGCGTTCCACTCGCGCATCCACTCCGCCAGCGCCGCCACCTCCTCGTTGGCCCACATCCAGGTGGGCCAGCGGTCGAAGGCGTGCAGCACCTCGCGCGCGCTGGAGCCGGAGTCGCGCCACCCCTTCACGTAGCGGTTGACGCGGTAGCAGTCCGGCCAGTCGCCCTCCACCGCCACGAAGGAGAACCCCCGCTCGCGCACCAGCCGCTCGGTGATCCGGTGGCGCCAGGTGTAGTACTCGGAGGTGCCGTGCGACGCCTCGCCCAGCAGGACGAAGCGCGCGTCGCCGATGCGGTCCAGGAGCGGGTCCAGGTCGTCGGCGCCGCGGAGGGGGTGCTGCACCTCGCGGATGCGGGCGATGAGGTCGCTCTCGGGCATGTCGGGCTCCTTGCTGGCGGTTCACGCTTGGCCGCGGCGCGCCTCTGCTCCTCCCCGCGGAGGCGCGCGGCGGGGGTGGGGCACTGCAAGGATCGACCCGGCGCTCCCTGGAGCGCGGCGTGCTCCGCCGGTTGTGCCCGCCCGCCCGCCCCGCCATCTTGGCGCCTCCCGGACCGGGCGTCCACCACCCTCACTTTCGAGCGAGCCCCTGGATCCGCACTCCGCCGGCACACCGCACCGCCTCCTCTTTGCCGCGCTCGCGCTCTTCTGCGTGACGCCGTGGGCCTCGCCCGCGCTCGCCCTGGCGCTGGGCGCGGCG
The Longimicrobiaceae bacterium DNA segment above includes these coding regions:
- a CDS encoding erythromycin esterase family protein is translated as MPESDLIARIREVQHPLRGADDLDPLLDRIGDARFVLLGEASHGTSEYYTWRHRITERLVRERGFSFVAVEGDWPDCYRVNRYVKGWRDSGSSAREVLHAFDRWPTWMWANEEVAALAEWMREWNADQPEERKVGFYGLDVYSLWDSMEAVQKYLERVDPEAARRARRAYGCFDPYGEDVQEYAMATALVPTSCEQEAVSMLTEMRRKAPEYREDGREAYFNAEQNALVARNAELYYRTMVRGGPTSWNVRDTHMIETLGRLMTHHGPDAKAIVWEHNTHIGDARATDMARAGMVNVGQLARQEWGDDDVVLVGFSSHRGSVIAGEEWGAPMERMPVPPARDGSWEAVFHAAGAEDRLLITDDLAGAESSMDPLGHRAIGVVYNPGAERWGNYVATVLPLRYDAMLYIDETQALRPLHLETHETGEPPETFPSGM